Proteins from a genomic interval of uncultured Desulfuromusa sp.:
- a CDS encoding flagellar biosynthetic protein FliO has protein sequence MRLLLFSLIFIAQPVFSAESITEPSLLGSSLKMLAALGVVIGILLLIYAASRKGFGILPQKKNGLIQVLETRPLGGRKFLCVVKVRGREMLLGLSNDRIECLSQLPADDKFAETLQQVEEAQS, from the coding sequence ATGCGTCTGCTTCTCTTCTCCCTTATTTTTATCGCGCAACCGGTTTTCTCTGCTGAGAGCATAACCGAACCCAGCCTTCTGGGATCATCTCTGAAGATGTTGGCAGCATTAGGAGTTGTCATCGGTATTCTGTTGCTGATCTATGCCGCCAGCCGTAAAGGTTTCGGCATCCTGCCTCAGAAAAAAAACGGTTTAATTCAAGTTCTGGAAACCCGTCCTCTCGGAGGCAGAAAATTTCTTTGCGTGGTCAAAGTTCGTGGTCGGGAAATGCTTCTTGGTTTGAGTAATGATCGCATTGAATGCCTGAGTCAGCTCCCAGCAGATGATAAATTTGCTGAGACATTACAGCAAGTTGAAGAGGCACAATCATGA
- the fliP gene encoding flagellar type III secretion system pore protein FliP (The bacterial flagellar biogenesis protein FliP forms a type III secretion system (T3SS)-type pore required for flagellar assembly.) gives MKLRLVFLTLFLLLPFSVYAAGLPTITLGIGEANGPGEVSTALQILLVLTILSVAPAILLMTTGFTRIVIVLSFVRQAMGTQSAPSNQIVVGLALFLTFFIMAPVFNQINEQALRPYLDQQITQEEALDQALQPMRQFMFSQVGEKDLQLLVDISKSPQPENQDDISMLTLIPAFMLSELKRAFQMGFLLFVPFLMVDMIVASILMSMGMMMLPPIIVSLPFKILLFVLVDGWSLVVGSLVQSFG, from the coding sequence ATGAAACTGAGACTGGTGTTCCTGACATTGTTTTTGTTGCTTCCTTTCAGTGTCTATGCTGCAGGGTTGCCAACAATCACCCTTGGAATTGGAGAGGCCAACGGGCCAGGGGAAGTTTCAACCGCATTACAAATTCTGCTTGTCCTGACAATTCTTTCCGTAGCCCCGGCAATCCTGTTGATGACAACCGGGTTCACCCGGATTGTCATTGTTTTGTCGTTTGTACGCCAGGCCATGGGAACTCAATCCGCACCGTCCAATCAGATTGTTGTCGGCTTGGCACTGTTTTTGACCTTTTTCATCATGGCACCGGTTTTCAACCAGATCAATGAGCAGGCCTTGCGACCATATCTGGATCAACAGATCACTCAGGAAGAAGCCCTCGATCAAGCGCTGCAGCCGATGCGACAATTCATGTTTTCTCAGGTTGGTGAAAAGGATTTACAGCTGCTGGTTGATATTTCCAAGTCGCCGCAGCCGGAAAATCAGGATGATATCTCCATGCTGACCTTGATACCTGCTTTCATGCTGTCAGAACTGAAACGTGCTTTTCAGATGGGTTTTCTCCTTTTTGTCCCCTTCCTGATGGTTGATATGATTGTTGCTTCAATCCTGATGTCAATGGGGATGATGATGTTGCCGCCGATTATCGTTTCCCTGCCATTCAAGATCCTTCTCTTCGTACTCGTGGATGGGTGGTCGTTGGTTGTCGGCTCTCTTGTTCAAAGCTTTGGCTAA
- the flhA gene encoding flagellar biosynthesis protein FlhA, with product MATLDGIINNRWREALLRSDVLVAAGLVMILMLMILPVPPMLLDIFLSLNITIGLLILIVTLYTTRALDFAVFPSVLLITTLFRLSLNVASTRLILLHGDEGPSAAGNVIQSFGQFVVGGNYVVGVVIFIILVLINFMVITKGAGRVAEVAARFTLDAMPGKQMAIDADLNAGLINDDEARSRRKEVASESDFYGAMDGASKFVKGDAIAGIIITLINIGAGFVIGVMQKGMPMAEAAANYTILTVGDGLVGQIPALIISTGAGIMVTRTTGNGDFGAEMKHQFTIHPRALWVVSGILLGFALIPGLPQIPFFLLSMIVAGIAWRVQKSQGRDIEQKELESAPAPKLLEEENYEQMLSVDMLEMEVGYGLIPLVDTAQNGELLPRIKSIRRQFTLDMGFIVPPVHIKDNLQLKPNEYAIVLKGVKIGGGELLPGHFLAMNPGTATEVIKGVETIEPAFKLPAVWISEDKKERAQISGYTVVDNTTVVATHLSELIKTHGHELLGRQETQNLLDNLSHEYPKLVEELVPALLSLGVVMRVLQNLLREGVSIRDLRTILETLADWAPVVQDPDQLTEHVRAILARSISNNYSEDGQVLEVMTFDRNVETQIQEALHTTEQGAYLALEPGFAQSLINSLTKALQNAAGSNPVLLCTPTIRLHVKRLTERYLPSLAIISHNEIAPHLKVRSIGTVTVDVS from the coding sequence ATGGCAACACTAGATGGAATAATCAACAATCGTTGGCGAGAAGCTCTCCTCCGTAGCGACGTGTTGGTTGCAGCCGGCCTGGTCATGATCCTGATGCTGATGATTCTGCCCGTACCACCGATGCTGCTCGATATATTTCTGTCACTGAATATCACCATCGGGCTCCTGATTCTGATTGTCACCCTGTACACCACCAGAGCTCTTGATTTTGCAGTGTTCCCAAGTGTTCTTCTGATCACAACCCTATTTCGTCTTTCCCTCAATGTTGCTTCAACCCGCCTGATCTTGCTACATGGAGATGAAGGACCATCTGCCGCTGGCAATGTTATTCAGTCTTTCGGACAGTTTGTTGTCGGTGGCAACTACGTCGTCGGTGTCGTCATTTTCATCATCCTGGTTCTGATCAATTTTATGGTTATCACCAAGGGTGCCGGTCGCGTTGCCGAGGTCGCAGCGCGCTTTACTCTGGACGCAATGCCGGGCAAGCAGATGGCCATCGATGCTGACCTGAATGCCGGATTAATCAACGACGATGAAGCACGAAGCAGGCGTAAAGAAGTCGCATCCGAATCAGATTTTTATGGCGCCATGGATGGTGCCAGCAAATTTGTCAAAGGGGATGCAATTGCCGGCATTATTATTACATTGATCAATATCGGAGCCGGTTTTGTCATCGGTGTTATGCAAAAAGGGATGCCAATGGCGGAAGCTGCTGCAAACTACACCATTCTCACTGTGGGTGATGGACTGGTTGGCCAGATACCGGCACTGATCATCTCAACCGGCGCAGGGATCATGGTGACCCGAACAACCGGAAACGGTGACTTTGGCGCCGAAATGAAACATCAGTTCACGATCCATCCCCGGGCTCTCTGGGTGGTCTCAGGGATTCTCCTGGGTTTCGCCCTGATTCCGGGATTACCACAGATCCCCTTTTTCCTTCTCTCCATGATTGTCGCCGGAATTGCCTGGCGGGTACAGAAATCTCAAGGCCGGGATATTGAACAGAAAGAGCTTGAATCCGCTCCGGCACCGAAACTATTGGAAGAAGAGAATTACGAACAGATGCTCTCGGTCGATATGCTGGAGATGGAAGTTGGTTACGGATTAATTCCTCTGGTTGATACGGCTCAAAATGGAGAGCTGTTGCCGCGGATCAAATCAATCCGGAGACAGTTCACTCTGGACATGGGTTTCATTGTTCCACCGGTCCATATCAAGGATAACTTACAACTCAAGCCAAATGAATATGCGATTGTCCTTAAAGGGGTAAAAATTGGTGGTGGAGAACTCCTGCCCGGCCATTTCCTGGCAATGAACCCTGGAACGGCAACAGAGGTCATCAAAGGTGTTGAAACCATTGAGCCCGCCTTTAAACTTCCCGCGGTCTGGATTTCTGAAGACAAAAAAGAGCGTGCCCAGATTTCCGGTTATACCGTTGTTGATAATACGACTGTTGTTGCAACCCACTTGAGCGAACTGATTAAAACCCATGGTCACGAACTGCTTGGGCGTCAGGAAACCCAGAACCTGCTGGATAACTTGAGCCATGAATATCCGAAGCTGGTGGAAGAACTGGTTCCTGCTCTGCTGAGCCTTGGGGTGGTCATGCGGGTTCTACAGAATTTACTTCGGGAAGGTGTTTCAATTCGTGATCTTAGAACTATTTTAGAAACTTTGGCAGATTGGGCACCAGTTGTGCAAGACCCAGATCAACTGACTGAACATGTCCGTGCCATTCTGGCCCGTTCAATCAGTAATAACTATAGCGAAGATGGGCAGGTATTGGAAGTGATGACTTTTGATCGCAATGTCGAAACGCAGATCCAGGAAGCGCTGCACACTACAGAACAAGGGGCTTACCTGGCTCTGGAACCCGGCTTTGCTCAATCCCTGATCAACAGTTTAACAAAAGCGTTACAGAATGCTGCAGGATCAAATCCGGTCCTTCTCTGTACGCCAACAATTCGACTCCATGTCAAAAGGTTGACTGAACGCTATCTCCCCAGTTTGGCAATTATCTCTCACAACGAGATCGCACCCCACTTGAAAGTGCGATCAATAGGAACGGTGACTGTCGATGTTAGTTAG
- a CDS encoding flagellar motor protein MotB, with protein MEKKVKCPPPGAPMWMTTFSDLVTLLLTFFVLLLSMANMDQVKFNKASDSLAGAFGVLGSSDKTEVTSPKVVTFSPINDDFTAQVYRRLKTKLRELKLNKKIKLVKDRGAVVLRIDEAVLFASGQRSLQPEAEPILKKVAELIRPLPLNLKIEGHTDNIGDEMNNWDLSVNRAVAVLRFLAEQQLVPLNRMSATGYGSQKPLFPNTSERERALNRRVEFVLESQGDPDQELPYLMDAKDQAPF; from the coding sequence ATGGAAAAAAAGGTGAAATGTCCCCCACCAGGGGCCCCCATGTGGATGACAACCTTTAGTGACCTGGTCACACTGTTGCTGACATTCTTTGTCCTGTTGCTGTCAATGGCCAACATGGATCAGGTCAAGTTTAATAAAGCCAGTGATTCCCTGGCGGGAGCATTTGGAGTTCTCGGCAGTAGTGACAAAACCGAAGTCACCAGTCCTAAAGTCGTGACCTTTTCACCCATCAACGACGATTTTACGGCACAGGTTTATCGCCGTCTCAAAACCAAACTTCGGGAACTGAAATTAAATAAAAAAATCAAACTGGTTAAAGATCGCGGTGCTGTTGTTCTGCGGATTGATGAAGCCGTGTTGTTCGCATCCGGCCAAAGATCTCTGCAGCCCGAAGCGGAACCGATTCTAAAAAAAGTGGCTGAGTTAATCCGGCCATTACCGCTGAACCTGAAGATTGAGGGGCATACGGATAATATTGGCGATGAAATGAACAATTGGGACCTCTCAGTGAACCGGGCTGTTGCCGTATTGCGCTTTCTGGCCGAACAACAGCTGGTTCCGTTGAACCGGATGTCCGCAACCGGGTACGGCTCCCAAAAACCACTTTTCCCCAATACCAGTGAACGTGAACGGGCACTGAACCGAAGGGTTGAATTTGTATTGGAGAGCCAGGGCGATCCTGATCAGGAACTCCCTTACCTGATGGATGCAAAAGATCAGGCACCTTTTTAA
- a CDS encoding FliM/FliN family flagellar motor switch protein, whose translation MEKILSKEEIADLLSAVRHGDVDIESVGSEPGSSSGAGKASAAELCNLFKAEGPDGWKLQNYDLILDSFARNYALSLSTRFQRAAHIKLEAMESMTFDALLQRLSGRGAIGVLQIEPLTGGALLVFDEQLSFSLVEMVLGGTSDNQPLIPSRGMSAIELNVIRDVIDSGCPELNKGFLQLQEVHATLVEVVSNLRLLNFVSPEVGIVAARFKVSIDSLEGNITLVIPHTALEPLQKKQRVKTLPTSEVQNSKWQTLVLGELDNMDVGLEATLATLSLRVRDILNFQVGDVIDLGCKPDTPLKIMIEKRPKFLGMAGVQGSKKAIRIKGRIPHGG comes from the coding sequence GTGGAAAAGATACTCAGCAAAGAAGAGATAGCCGATCTCCTGTCAGCAGTGAGACATGGCGATGTCGATATTGAATCCGTTGGTTCAGAGCCCGGTTCTTCATCCGGAGCCGGAAAAGCTTCAGCGGCAGAACTTTGTAATCTCTTCAAAGCTGAAGGCCCTGACGGATGGAAACTCCAGAATTACGATCTCATCCTCGATAGTTTTGCCAGAAATTACGCCCTGTCGCTTTCAACCCGATTTCAGCGTGCAGCCCACATCAAACTGGAAGCCATGGAATCCATGACTTTTGATGCATTACTGCAACGTTTATCCGGACGAGGGGCCATTGGCGTGTTGCAGATAGAACCACTGACAGGCGGAGCATTATTGGTTTTCGATGAACAGCTCTCCTTTTCACTGGTGGAGATGGTTTTGGGTGGAACATCCGACAATCAACCTCTGATTCCAAGCCGAGGTATGAGCGCCATAGAGCTGAATGTCATCCGTGATGTTATCGATTCAGGATGCCCCGAATTAAATAAAGGATTTTTACAGCTTCAGGAGGTCCATGCGACCCTGGTTGAAGTTGTCAGTAATCTCCGGCTCCTGAACTTTGTCAGTCCGGAAGTGGGAATTGTTGCCGCCCGCTTCAAAGTTTCTATCGACAGCCTTGAGGGGAATATTACTCTTGTCATTCCTCATACGGCATTAGAGCCGTTACAAAAGAAGCAACGCGTTAAAACTCTACCGACCAGTGAAGTACAAAACAGCAAGTGGCAAACACTGGTCCTTGGTGAACTGGATAATATGGATGTCGGACTTGAGGCCACCCTGGCGACATTATCACTGCGGGTTCGTGACATTCTTAATTTTCAGGTCGGGGATGTCATTGATCTCGGCTGTAAACCGGATACACCACTAAAAATCATGATAGAAAAACGTCCGAAATTCCTTGGCATGGCTGGAGTACAGGGCAGCAAAAAAGCAATTCGTATCAAGGGGCGAATTCCCCACGGAGGATAG
- the flhF gene encoding flagellar biosynthesis protein FlhF — translation MLVRKFEAESMAAALQQVKQTLGSEALILSTRTLGKKGLGVLGKQIIEVTAAIESPAMKNGFRKAVPNDDPKQTTLGKTYRDFSRRVETLEDEQVSLSRTAKDQKVEVRSNPLEDEIRQLRSQLEAQNVNQLQAELNELKEVIKQLAQAQQDNRVDIAAKPILPQVQPPQDIKPQQPMPRPQVQKSSQQPLADLLDIMVEQGIDPDAAATIARFAAPQMNDRQRQDVNQCRHFLTSTIATLVQTTGPLWSPGEQQKRISLIGATGVGKTTTIAKLAAEAITQSGARVALVTIDTYRIAAVEQLKVYGEIMGLPVEVVLSPEQLQEAFRRHSDKDLILIDTAGRSPRDQVQIDELSQYLGQESTVENCLVLAAPTEERLQQKTLEAFSPIPLSRLIFTKLDEADRCGSMINLPIRCNLPLAYLTNGQQVPEDLLRADPRTVAEIVMGTTEEPRRMAV, via the coding sequence ATGTTAGTTAGAAAATTTGAAGCAGAAAGCATGGCGGCTGCGCTGCAACAAGTGAAACAAACCCTTGGTTCCGAAGCGCTGATTCTCTCGACCAGAACATTAGGAAAAAAAGGTCTCGGTGTCCTCGGCAAGCAGATCATTGAAGTGACGGCAGCGATAGAATCCCCGGCCATGAAAAATGGTTTCCGGAAAGCAGTCCCGAATGACGACCCAAAACAGACAACCCTGGGAAAAACCTACCGGGATTTTAGTCGCCGGGTTGAGACTCTGGAAGATGAGCAGGTCTCTCTATCCAGGACGGCAAAAGATCAAAAGGTCGAAGTGAGAAGCAACCCGCTAGAAGATGAAATTCGTCAGTTACGTTCTCAATTGGAAGCACAGAATGTGAATCAATTGCAGGCGGAGTTGAATGAATTAAAAGAGGTGATAAAACAACTGGCGCAGGCACAGCAGGACAATCGTGTTGATATAGCGGCAAAGCCCATTTTGCCGCAGGTTCAACCTCCTCAAGACATAAAACCTCAGCAACCAATGCCCCGGCCTCAGGTCCAGAAATCGTCTCAGCAACCTCTTGCTGATCTTCTCGACATCATGGTGGAACAGGGAATTGACCCTGATGCTGCGGCAACCATTGCTCGCTTTGCGGCACCACAGATGAATGACCGGCAACGCCAGGATGTAAACCAATGTCGCCATTTTCTGACCTCAACAATTGCGACTCTGGTGCAAACAACAGGTCCTCTCTGGTCTCCGGGTGAACAACAGAAACGCATCTCCCTGATCGGTGCAACCGGAGTCGGAAAAACCACAACCATCGCCAAGCTGGCAGCAGAAGCCATCACTCAAAGTGGTGCCCGTGTCGCTCTGGTGACAATTGATACCTACCGGATTGCAGCGGTTGAGCAACTTAAAGTTTACGGAGAAATTATGGGCCTGCCCGTTGAGGTCGTCCTCTCTCCGGAACAGTTACAGGAAGCGTTCCGTCGCCATAGTGACAAAGATCTGATTCTCATCGATACCGCTGGGCGCAGTCCTCGCGATCAGGTCCAGATCGATGAGCTGAGTCAATATCTCGGCCAAGAATCAACCGTTGAAAACTGCCTGGTCCTGGCAGCTCCGACGGAAGAACGTTTGCAGCAAAAAACTCTGGAAGCGTTCAGTCCGATACCACTTTCCCGTTTGATTTTCACAAAACTTGATGAAGCTGATCGTTGTGGTTCTATGATCAACCTGCCGATTCGCTGCAACCTGCCTCTCGCTTACCTGACCAATGGTCAGCAGGTTCCGGAAGATCTGCTTCGTGCCGATCCGAGAACCGTCGCTGAGATCGTCATGGGAACAACCGAAGAACCACGGAGGATGGCAGTATGA
- a CDS encoding MinD/ParA family protein, producing the protein MMSRATDQAGTLRNMQSQLDATSTELQMPATRVLSITSGKGGVGKTAVVSNIAVTLAKQGKKVLVIDADLGLANIDVVLGLSPEYNLNHFFNGERSLEEVMVEGPYGLKILPAGSGVQQYTRLDSQLKMRLIDSLDALEEHFDVVLIDTEAGISDNVTYFNVAAQDILVVTTPEPTAITDAYALMKLLSTQYHQKRFLLAVNSVRNADEGLDVFEKLTMVSGRYLDIFLDYLGCIPFDRKMHESVRQQQVMVDLYPENKVSQSFLTLADNLIDAQVDNQAQGTLQFFWKQFLGVNTEVS; encoded by the coding sequence ATGATGAGTCGTGCAACTGATCAGGCTGGAACCCTGAGAAACATGCAGAGCCAGCTCGACGCAACATCTACGGAACTGCAAATGCCGGCAACCCGGGTTTTATCAATTACTAGTGGTAAAGGTGGCGTCGGCAAAACCGCCGTGGTCTCAAACATTGCCGTGACTCTCGCAAAACAGGGAAAGAAAGTTCTGGTTATCGATGCCGACCTTGGATTAGCCAATATTGATGTTGTCCTCGGTCTGTCCCCGGAATACAACCTCAACCACTTTTTCAACGGCGAACGGAGCTTGGAGGAAGTCATGGTTGAGGGACCTTACGGTCTCAAAATTCTGCCGGCAGGATCCGGAGTTCAGCAGTATACCCGCCTTGACTCGCAACTGAAAATGCGCCTGATTGACTCGCTTGACGCCCTTGAAGAGCATTTTGATGTGGTGTTGATCGATACTGAGGCCGGAATTTCTGACAATGTCACCTACTTCAATGTTGCAGCACAGGACATTCTGGTGGTGACAACCCCGGAGCCGACAGCCATCACTGACGCCTACGCTCTGATGAAACTGCTTTCGACTCAATATCATCAAAAACGTTTTTTACTGGCTGTAAATTCAGTTCGAAATGCTGATGAGGGTTTGGATGTTTTTGAGAAGTTGACCATGGTTTCAGGTCGTTATCTCGATATCTTTCTCGATTATCTCGGTTGCATACCCTTCGATAGGAAAATGCACGAATCCGTACGGCAGCAACAAGTCATGGTCGATCTCTACCCGGAGAACAAAGTTTCTCAATCATTTCTTACCCTGGCAGATAATTTAATTGATGCTCAAGTTGATAATCAGGCACAAGGAACTTTGCAATTTTTCTGGAAGCAGTTTCTCGGGGTTAATACGGAGGTGAGCTGA
- the fliQ gene encoding flagellar biosynthesis protein FliQ, which yields MTPEYVVTIGRQAIETTLMCAAPMLIAALGIGLIISIFQAATQINEQTMTFIPKIVGVFVTLLIFAPWILQKATGFLISIFNQLPTITP from the coding sequence ATGACTCCCGAATATGTTGTCACCATCGGTCGACAAGCCATTGAAACAACGCTGATGTGCGCCGCTCCAATGTTGATTGCAGCACTGGGAATCGGTTTGATCATCAGTATTTTTCAGGCAGCAACGCAGATCAATGAACAGACCATGACCTTTATTCCCAAAATTGTCGGTGTTTTTGTGACACTGTTGATTTTCGCCCCCTGGATTTTACAAAAAGCAACCGGATTTCTGATTTCGATATTTAACCAACTTCCGACCATCACTCCATAA
- the flhB gene encoding flagellar biosynthesis protein FlhB yields MAEDSGQERTEDATAKRRQDFREKGQVAQSKEVATAALLTMSLLLWVFYARQFWSGLLDIYHSLLRMMGEFQATPLAIVNLAWEMGAVMAKLLWPVFLLTLVVGFFSSFLQVGPLFSTKVFQPDLSKFNPIKGMAKFVSKRSAVELIKSMAKIALIGFVAYRTVANEFETALILPMLDLNQTLIFLGQVAFLVLGKTCGIIIMLAVIDFAFSRYEMEQKMRMTKQEIKEEFKETEGDPHLKARVRSMQQQMARKRMMAEVPKADVIITNPTHLSVAISYQRSEMNAPKIVAKGADHLAFRIREIARENNVPIIENKPVARALYKQEVGDEIPEEMFTAVAELLAYVYSLKKR; encoded by the coding sequence ATGGCGGAAGACTCCGGTCAGGAACGGACAGAAGACGCAACAGCAAAGCGGCGTCAGGACTTTCGCGAGAAAGGCCAGGTCGCACAGAGTAAAGAGGTTGCCACTGCCGCATTGTTAACAATGTCTTTATTGTTATGGGTTTTTTATGCGCGCCAATTCTGGTCCGGACTATTAGACATTTACCACAGCTTACTGCGGATGATGGGAGAGTTCCAGGCGACACCGCTGGCCATTGTGAATCTTGCCTGGGAGATGGGAGCTGTAATGGCAAAGCTTCTCTGGCCGGTATTTCTCCTGACTCTTGTCGTTGGCTTTTTTTCCTCTTTTCTTCAGGTTGGCCCCCTCTTTTCAACCAAGGTCTTTCAGCCCGATCTGAGCAAGTTTAACCCGATCAAGGGAATGGCTAAATTTGTTTCCAAGCGTTCAGCCGTCGAGCTGATCAAATCTATGGCTAAAATCGCTCTTATCGGCTTTGTCGCCTACAGAACCGTAGCCAATGAGTTCGAAACCGCTCTCATCTTACCGATGCTTGACCTCAATCAAACCCTGATCTTCCTTGGTCAGGTTGCGTTTCTTGTCTTGGGAAAAACCTGTGGAATTATCATCATGCTTGCAGTCATTGATTTTGCGTTTTCCCGTTACGAGATGGAGCAAAAAATGAGGATGACCAAACAGGAAATCAAAGAGGAATTTAAAGAGACCGAAGGGGACCCCCATCTCAAAGCCAGAGTCCGTTCAATGCAGCAACAGATGGCACGGAAACGGATGATGGCTGAGGTTCCCAAAGCCGATGTCATTATCACGAACCCAACCCATTTGTCCGTCGCAATCTCTTACCAGAGAAGTGAAATGAATGCCCCCAAGATTGTCGCCAAGGGGGCCGATCATCTCGCTTTCAGAATTCGTGAAATCGCTCGGGAAAACAATGTTCCGATCATCGAAAACAAGCCGGTGGCACGGGCCTTGTACAAGCAAGAGGTTGGGGATGAAATCCCCGAAGAAATGTTTACTGCCGTAGCCGAACTTTTAGCTTATGTCTACAGCTTAAAAAAACGATAA
- the fliN gene encoding flagellar motor switch protein FliN yields the protein MMSNENLENGQVVETATAKSKFDDRGIDLLLDIPLEVSVEVGRSRILVRDLLQLQEGSLIELDKLAGEPLDLYVNSRLIARGEAVVVNEKFGLRLTDVVSPSERIENLG from the coding sequence ATGATGAGTAACGAAAATCTTGAAAACGGACAAGTTGTCGAAACGGCAACAGCCAAAAGCAAATTTGACGATCGGGGCATCGATCTGCTGCTTGATATTCCTCTGGAAGTTTCGGTAGAAGTGGGTCGCTCCCGGATTCTGGTTCGCGATCTGTTGCAACTCCAGGAAGGATCATTGATCGAATTGGATAAGTTAGCAGGAGAACCGCTGGATCTTTATGTCAACTCACGTCTCATTGCCCGAGGCGAAGCGGTCGTTGTCAACGAAAAATTTGGCTTGCGCTTGACGGATGTTGTCAGTCCCTCCGAGCGGATTGAGAATTTGGGCTGA
- a CDS encoding flagellar basal body-associated FliL family protein, with protein MAKKDAEETEEGGGSKKKLIIIAAVLILLIGAGVGAFLFLSGDKEEKISPEEEQARLEKQAKEVGPMVSIDGFIINILDDEESRYLKAAITLEVDSEEASMEINSRMPQLKDAILLLIGNKTFGELNDLQGKIQLRAELINKINSILLKGKVKRIYFTDFVVQ; from the coding sequence ATGGCTAAAAAAGATGCCGAAGAAACCGAAGAAGGTGGTGGATCAAAAAAGAAGTTGATTATCATCGCCGCCGTTTTGATTCTGTTGATCGGTGCAGGGGTAGGGGCATTTCTGTTTCTTAGCGGCGACAAAGAGGAGAAAATTTCTCCTGAAGAGGAACAGGCCCGACTGGAAAAACAAGCGAAGGAAGTCGGCCCGATGGTGAGCATTGACGGCTTTATCATCAACATCCTGGACGACGAGGAAAGCCGTTATCTGAAAGCGGCTATTACCCTCGAAGTTGACAGCGAAGAAGCATCTATGGAAATCAATTCGAGGATGCCACAGCTGAAGGATGCCATTCTTTTGTTGATTGGAAATAAGACTTTTGGAGAACTCAATGATTTGCAGGGGAAAATTCAACTCCGGGCGGAATTGATTAATAAAATTAACAGTATCCTCCTTAAAGGCAAAGTCAAACGCATCTATTTCACCGATTTTGTTGTCCAATAA
- the fliR gene encoding flagellar biosynthetic protein FliR yields MDLPEISLPLIQGFLICLARVAAMFAAIPVFSGGQIPPQLRLGVAILFAMLTYPVIKDFIPVGSLTPLELALMISAEVILGLLVGFLAQLAFMAAEFAGSVIGYQMGFAAANIFDPSTQAQVALISRFQGIFAILLFLSLNIHHLFLEAIVASFEMLPPGSLTLSGGAIPMIVEVANHSLILSIRLVAPILAILTLSTLALGIMSRVFPQLNVFMISFPLNIGISFIIMGLTIGIVASLLQDEFTSLPERFLNLFSLM; encoded by the coding sequence ATGGACTTACCCGAAATTTCGTTACCTCTGATTCAGGGATTTCTTATCTGTCTGGCACGGGTCGCAGCAATGTTTGCAGCAATACCGGTCTTTAGCGGTGGACAGATCCCTCCACAATTGCGGTTGGGCGTTGCAATTCTGTTTGCCATGCTGACCTACCCGGTTATTAAAGACTTTATTCCCGTCGGAAGTTTGACTCCCCTCGAGTTAGCTCTGATGATCTCTGCGGAAGTTATTCTCGGGTTATTGGTTGGCTTTTTAGCGCAGCTGGCCTTTATGGCCGCAGAATTTGCCGGTTCAGTGATCGGCTATCAGATGGGCTTTGCTGCGGCCAATATTTTCGATCCCAGCACCCAGGCACAGGTAGCTCTCATTTCACGGTTTCAAGGGATATTTGCAATCCTGCTGTTTCTTTCCCTGAACATCCATCACCTCTTCCTCGAAGCCATTGTCGCCTCATTCGAAATGTTGCCGCCAGGAAGTCTGACGCTTTCAGGCGGGGCCATCCCGATGATTGTCGAAGTGGCAAACCACTCCCTTATTTTAAGTATCAGGCTCGTAGCACCTATTCTTGCCATTCTGACTCTTTCCACTTTGGCCCTGGGCATTATGTCGCGGGTTTTCCCCCAACTGAACGTCTTCATGATCTCCTTCCCTCTCAACATAGGAATCTCCTTTATCATCATGGGATTAACCATTGGTATCGTCGCCAGCCTACTTCAAGACGAATTTACTTCACTTCCGGAACGATTCTTGAATCTCTTCAGTTTGATGTAA